CTCTTTCTGAAAGGCTGTTCTCTCTTGGAATTATACCCTCTTCAAAAAACAATTGACATCCcctactgaaaaagaaattaatattaatCAGGGAATGATCCCAATCATTACTCTATGTAATAGCATTCCTCATTTACTCATCCAAATGGCAGATTGTTCTAATGCTGTGATATGTATTAATACCTTTTCCAGCAGGCCCCTGCCATCCGGATTGGGAATTCTTTTAGCAGAAGACAAAGCCTTTTCACATTTACAGATGAAGCTGCAAAAGGAAAgacccacaggaaaaaaaatccctgactttctctttctgtcattcGCCCAAATATCCCTGGCTCAAAACCTCATCAGCATCTTCTACTGCCTCTCTCTTCACATCCAGACACCAAGTCCTGCCAGTTCCTTCTTTGATGTATTTTTCATCATCTTACTTGTTTTCCATTCCTTCTGCCAGCTTCCCACGTTCAGGCCTTTATTGTTTCACACCTGCCTCATTGAAATCACCTCCAAAGAGAACACGTCTGCTTTAGTTATTAGTGGTCTCCACTGGCTAAAACCGCAGTTTCAGCTTTTTAACCTGGCATAAGTACCTCCACATACAAATCTCTAGCACCTCTTTCTGTACTTATCACTACTCTGTGAACCTTCTGCTCTAGCTAAAATGTTCTAATTGGTATTTCTAACCGGATCTGCTACTTCAAATTTAAGTGGCACATTATGTGTAAAAACCATGTGGCAAAATTACAAACATTACGTAAGTTTGAATTTTTTGCCCTGTACATACCCCTGGCCACCCTATTGTAACTCCTTAATGGTTAATGATTCTCTCCTCATTCTTATGCTCTCCTCCTTACTCTGCTCAAAACATTCTTCCTCTCATCTAGCCATTCCTTTGGCTTTGGACccatcttttcctctctcttcccagACCACTTCCAGTTAATACAACACATGGGAGGTTTTGAGTCTGCATCTTTCTCAAGGATCACCATTTGCATAATAAACCCAGGCAATTAATCAACATCCAGCAGTCAGACAGAAATTTCATTCTAGGCCCCCACTTGCCAGGAAGAAGGGATCAGGGTATTTCTGTCACCTCATAAGGAATGTCTGCCTTTTCATATCACCCCCCCATTGGCCCAGAGCTCAATCCTACATACAATATACAGTGTTCTCTACCCACTCTTCCCTTCCCACTATGAGCCCACAGTGATCTTTGTCCTCTGAATTCTTATAGAGCCAAACTCTTGTGATTCACCCTGTTTACATGACACTTTGTCCCCGTCATGAGTAGTTACTTGGCCttatcagtttatttttatatattcaaattgGTTGAAAACTACTTTAAGGTAACAACAGCATCTTGTATTAATTTGTAGttttatatttcaatattatCAAGCAGTAGCTGACACAAGATCACTGAAAATCGGTTAGTGGTGCTTCTTAGTCACACGGGAAGTGACTGTTAACTAACAATTCCTTCTCTTAGTTGAGGTGTTGATAGAGGCCACAGGAAGGCCTGTAGAAAACAGAAAGCCATTGTCCCTGGACGAAGAGATGCCAGAGGAGGGAGCAAAAGTGGGGAACAGTTAAGAGTCAAAATTCAACTGACAAATATGTCCACTTCAGCATTTTACTCAACGTCAGGAACACATTTATGTAATGTGTTTAAAATTACAAACTCCAGATAGTTCTTATTCCATCAATTCTtctaattttactctttttttcttttttggagatagagtcttgctctgtcacccaagctggagtgtagtggcgtgatcatagctcattgtaaccttgaactcctggcctcaagcgatcctcctgcttcccctAGGCCTCAAAAAGTGTTGGGTTACAGGTAAGAGCCACCACTAGCACCCTGATTTTGTTTTTCGCCATAGGGataatatgtgtatgtacatacatcACCTGAACCAGGTTTCATGAGCCTCAGAGTGCTCGCTGCCCTGGCAATAATAACCCTGACCTTTGTTTCCTTGAGGTTTACCCGTGCTCACTTTGCCCTGCAGCCATCATTCTGACACCAGAAAGCAGTAGAATGAACAAATATAACAACAGAAACAAGAGGTGTTCCTGACTACTCAAGTAGGGAAATAATAAAgcataataattaattttaacataGTAATACGTCTTATATACAGAACACTACTATGGAGGAAGACCCAGCCAGAAAATAAAATGCCCCTATGCTTTTAATTGACAAACCCCAAACAATTAACTGTTCCTTTTGAAACAGTGGAGGTTATTTTCTTCCAGCTGAATGTTGCAGGGAAGACAGAGGAGGGATCTCAGCACCATCTGCTGTTTTAAAAAGGCAGGTTGGACCCCTGCTGCTTTCCCCAGAGACTAGTTTTGCTCCACATATCTTCCATTCTGTCCATGTTAGAAAGAAACCTAAATGTTACCTGCAGGTGCCAGTCATGGAAAATGTGTGGTTTTATGCCTAAATGATACGTGACTTTCTTTTTCCAgaggcacatttttttttaaggaaatcatCCATCTAGAATGAGTTTTACTGTTGAAAAGTACACTTATTTCCCTAAGTCAGATCCCTGACCTATAAAGAAGGATCTTCTTCTAATCactgtatttttaactttaattttaaaattatacaaataaatacaagtagagattttgattgaaataaacatgcatgtgttaCTGATATCAGTTAATTGTAGCATTACCATTATTAAAGTCTGTTATTGTCATAAGGAAAAGTGAAGGCAATTTTGATGCATCAACACTTTACCTTAGTACAAATAcgttaaagaaaaaagaaagcatcagGCACTCTTTAGAGATATGCagctattttatttctctaaattctCTATTGCCTTGACAATTATGCTCCAGTTTAATGTTCCTTCTCCATTCTTGTATAAATATTccaaagcagaaagaacaaatgtCTAAAAGTCATTGTCATACAATTCtgtaaaagacacaaataaatggaagtcTCAAAACTTCTAATGTAAAACTTGCTGGCCAAGACATAATTTGGATGAGCAAATTTGgggtttggatttttaaaatatagacgtTGTTCCTAAAATTTAGTATAACATACATAAAAACTTGGTTTCTGATATAGGTCTACTTAGATTATGTAAGcaaaaatgaaactgaattatCAAATGAGTAATAGTTGTACTGGAGAAGTCTATCTTACTTTCTTCACTGCAGACCCTTCTCAGCATTATACATGTATAGACAAATTATTCCCAAAGTTCTAAAACTTTCCCTACTTAGCTGGAATATGATGTCTACTTCCAGTTTAGAATACAGAAGCAGACACCAAAGGAAAGTTTTATTCAGTCTGACAAACAATAAAATGGCTTCAAGTGACAGAGCTGTCCTTTCACTTTCTTAATTGTAAACAAATGAACTTTTCATTGGCAATTTTTGCAATGTGTAAATGTAATACGGTTCTCAAAACAGCAAATGCAAGCATTCGAAAGGTACAGTTGAAGAGAGAGGGGAGTAGGGATcaattattttgtgaattttctggaaaacaaaaccattattCATAAGAAAATTGGAGGCTAGATCAAGCAATGACAACCCTCTAGATCTCCATCACGTAGTTGGAAATTTACATCCAAAGAGAGTACCTAAATAACTTCCCTTTCTGGGGCAGCAAAGATTTTAACCAGTTTCTCGGCAGGAGTGGCAAGGCTTCAAGAATAACTGAAGGAGAGAAAGCCTGGAGTGCTCCACaattcaaagggcaaaaaggtgGTTTCCGTAGACCCTTGGCACAGCAGAATGGCCATGCCAGGGAGCAAATAATCCCATAAAAGATTCTTAGCTTCCCCAGGAAGACCACCTCCTAACTAGTCCTTTAGGACCCTGCTATTTAAACTATCTGCCTGCTGTCACAGATAGTGCTAACCTATGGACTATCTGGGCATTCCACTGAAAGCCCAGAATTCCTATTTGGAAAACTAAGTTCTGCTAACTTTGTGTCTTGGATGTACTGTAAAGCAAATGCAGTGAGTGTTGGGACACGCTCAGCAGAATTATTCCCCGATCCAAAAAGGACAAGAGCGTGAATTAGGAGGAAAAAGTCTACATTGTAAGGATAAAATAGCTCTTTCAGGTTTTACTGGGGCAGCCAGCTGGAGCCTCGGGCACGCGCGCCCTGGAGAACCTTTCCTCTTTGCCGCCCCAGCATGTCGCCCCTTTAAAGCCTTCTTGGTCTCTCCAATCCCAAGAGTTCCGCGGGACCTTGCGCCGCCGGCTATGGCAAAAACCTCAGGTGTCTACCCGCATTTCAGGGCGCCCCAGAGCGTAGGCGGAGTAACCCAGATCCGGTAAGTCAGTCAGCAGCCAGGAGCGCCTACCGCCCTGCCAGAGCACAGATGGCTGGGGAGGCGCGCGGATCCCAGGCCTCTCAGCGTCCCCAGAGCGCAAACAGCGGCCGGCTGGCGCCTCCCGCAGTAAGTAAGTGGCGATGCCAGGACGTACACATTCGCCAGCTACCTGTGCAAACAGCGTCCGTTCTCTCCACTGTATGATTGTCAGCTTCTTTGGTGAGTGCTGACACCAAGACAAGCATAGACAAAGTGGTCTGcacaccctcctcctcctcgctCTCCCCCACTGGCCCGGCCTTGTACTTACAAGTCCACTCTAAGAGACACCTTCTAGCCACTTGTTTTGAGTCCAAGGAAACAAAGGAAGCAGGGGTTGTGCACTGCACGAGAGAGTTAATCTCAAGTCTGCGCGAAGACAGGGAATCCCAGGGGCACCGCTGGCACTGGGAAATCAGCCTCTTCCGCCTCTCTGGACCAGCAGATTCGTGCATAAGGATGGGCGAGGGCAGAGAGGgaagcaatgaaagaaaataaaagataaaaatagggAGGAAAAGGTGAATATTTCAAGTGCCAGAGGGCGGGAGAGATGGAGCAAATTCCCGAACCTCAAGTCCAAGTTCTAGAAGTTGGGTGATAGGGTGGAGCTCCTTAGTGGGCGCGGCGGCTGTGtgtacagtttatttattttttagtttttggattTTCTGCCTTGAACAACTAAGGATTAAACATCTACCGCAAAGATTTAGGGGGTAGAAGAGAGAAGAGGCAATTGCTGGGATCAAAACTGATGCTAAAGGCAAAGTCTGAGCCAATGTCGCTTCTCACAAACTGAATTTTCTGGGCTCTCACGCCCCGACGCTGGGTCTCCTTTGCACAAAGCGCCCTGCGCTGGAGCGGGAAGTGGGGAGGGGACCAGGTCCGCAAGCCGCGGGCggagcagagagacagagaagaagtGGCAAATTATCTTAAGTGTTGATTCCCTAGGGTTGGGGGAAGCATAGTGAATGGGGCAGATCCTGTAGCCCCGACTGGCCGGCTACTCCTCCGTCATCACTGGCGGCAGAACTTACACTTAATGATCTTCTTAAACGCGTTTTGAAAGTCCTTGTTGAAGTATGCGTAAATGACCGGATTAAGCAGAGAGTTGGAGTAACCCAGCCAATTGATTATGGCGCCCAACAGCGTTGGCATGTGGCAGCTGCTCTCGCAGAAGGGCAGAACAAGAGCCACGATGAAGAAAGGAAGCCAGCAGAGGATGAAGGTGCCCATGATGATGCCCAGCGTCTTCACTGTCTTCCTCTCTCGGGCCAGGGCCATCTTGCGCTTGGCATCGGCGTTGCGCTCATTTTTCCTCTCGAAAGAGGCGGAGGCACAAGGGGTAGAACCAGCCTCGCTGGGCAGAGGCAAGTGCTCTTTGGAGTTGCCCACTCGGTGCACCTCGATCACCTCTAGGGCGGCGCCATCGTCGCCTTGCCTCACCGCGCCATTGGCGCACAGAGCACCCCCTGCCTTGCTCTCCACGCCCAGCCTCCAGTTCCTGCCCCCCGACTCTCCATTCACGCTCTTCTTGGGCTGCGGGGTGGGAGATGCTCCATGACGGGTGTCGGCTCCGGTCTTCTCCACCTTTTTGACCGTCTTGCGGATGCGGAAGCGCGCAGCTCGGAATATGCGCCCATAGAGAACCAGCATGAGCAGCAGCGGGATGTAGAAAGCTCCGAAAGTGGAGTAAATAGTGTAGCCGTGGTCCTTGCTAATGGTGCATGCGTCGGGGTCCGAGCGGTCTTCCGGGGTGCGCCAGCCCAGCATGGGCGGGATAGAGATGAGGAAGCCAATAAGCCAAGTGAGCGAGATGAGCGCAGCGGCGCGCCGGGGCGTCCTCTTGTTCACGTAGTCGATGGGGTCCGTGATGGCCCAGTACCTGTCCAGCGCGATGGCGCACAGGTGCAGGATGGACGAGGTGCAACACAGCACGTCCAGGGCGATGAACAGGTCGCAGGTGACCTGGCCCAGTGTCCACTTGTTGAGCACCTGATACAGCGCGGCCATGGGCAGCACTAACACCGACACCATGAGGTCGGTGACCGCCAAAGAGCCAATAAGATAATTGGCCACGTTCTGCAGGGAGCGCTCCAAGGCGATGGCAGCCACCACGCACGCATTGCCCAGCACCGCGCAGAAGATGAGCGTGCCCAGCAGCAGAGAGGTGATCACTTGGTAGCTGGTCACGTCGGAGATACCAGTAGTGTTGCCGCTGGTCTCAAAGGGACCCGGTGGTGATGTGGTGTTGTTGCCCTGACCAGGGCTGAGCACATCCATGCCTGCGCGCCGGTGCGGGAACggggagggaagaaaaagcaGCGCGAAGATCCGCCTCGCCCCTTCCCCTGTGGTCTTCCCCCCCCGCCCCCTTCTCCTGGGAAGTTTCGGAGGAAGGGAATGCAGGCACCCAAGCAGGAAGTTCTTACTGCTTCGGCGAAGGTATCTCTGAGGAGCAGCTTTCAGGCGCTCCCCCGGCTCGCGCAGTCCAGCGCGTTCAGAGGCACCAGCTGGGAAACTGGAGTTGGCCTGAAAGCAGCTCCAGGATCTCCGGGCGGCGGAGAGGTGGCTGGAACGTCTGTCTGTCGCTGTACATTTTACTTTGCCGCTCCCAAACTGGCTGCCGGAGGAGCTG
The Macaca mulatta isolate MMU2019108-1 chromosome 6, T2T-MMU8v2.0, whole genome shotgun sequence DNA segment above includes these coding regions:
- the HTR1A gene encoding 5-hydroxytryptamine receptor 1A — protein: MDVLSPGQGNNTTSPPGPFETSGNTTGISDVTSYQVITSLLLGTLIFCAVLGNACVVAAIALERSLQNVANYLIGSLAVTDLMVSVLVLPMAALYQVLNKWTLGQVTCDLFIALDVLCCTSSILHLCAIALDRYWAITDPIDYVNKRTPRRAAALISLTWLIGFLISIPPMLGWRTPEDRSDPDACTISKDHGYTIYSTFGAFYIPLLLMLVLYGRIFRAARFRIRKTVKKVEKTGADTRHGASPTPQPKKSVNGESGGRNWRLGVESKAGGALCANGAVRQGDDGAALEVIEVHRVGNSKEHLPLPSEAGSTPCASASFERKNERNADAKRKMALARERKTVKTLGIIMGTFILCWLPFFIVALVLPFCESSCHMPTLLGAIINWLGYSNSLLNPVIYAYFNKDFQNAFKKIIKCKFCRQ